One stretch of Burkholderiales bacterium DNA includes these proteins:
- the trpE gene encoding anthranilate synthase component I yields the protein MTEQEFTQLAAQGFNRVPVVLETFADLDTPLSVYLKLANKPYSYLLESVQGGERFGRYSFIGLPADTRFEVHGRRCREIHAGRIVSESQEDDPLAWLAAINRRYRAAPRPGLPRFLGGLVGCFGYDTVRYIERKLSASGKPDVLGTPDILLLLSEQLVVVDNLSGKLFLVVYADPAQSGAWQRAQRRLEELLWMLRQPVVVPPEAPVCAPPATSEFTEERFVAAVERAKRYIFDGDIMQVVLSQRMSAPFSASPLALYRALRALNPSPYMFYFDFAAFHVVGASPEILVRLESGTVTLRPIAGTRPRGATREQDLALEQELLADPKERAEHVMLMDLGRNDVGRVAQIGTVRVTDNMVIERYSHVMHIVSNVEGRLKPGLDAMAVLKATFPAGTVTGAPKVRAMEIIDELEPSRRGIYAGAVGYLGFNGDMDLAIAIRTAVVKDGRLFVQAGAGIVADSVPTSEWIETQNKAKALLRAAEMAQAGLNARLD from the coding sequence ATGACTGAACAGGAGTTCACGCAGCTCGCCGCGCAGGGCTTCAACCGCGTGCCGGTGGTGCTGGAGACCTTCGCGGATCTCGACACCCCGCTGTCGGTTTACCTCAAGCTCGCCAACAAGCCCTATTCGTATCTGCTCGAATCGGTGCAGGGCGGGGAGCGCTTCGGGCGCTATTCCTTCATCGGCCTGCCCGCCGACACCCGGTTCGAGGTGCACGGCAGACGCTGCCGCGAGATCCACGCCGGCAGGATCGTGTCGGAGTCGCAGGAGGATGATCCGCTCGCCTGGCTCGCGGCCATCAACCGGCGCTACCGCGCGGCTCCGCGGCCCGGGCTGCCCCGCTTCCTCGGAGGCCTGGTCGGTTGCTTCGGCTACGACACCGTGCGCTACATCGAGCGCAAACTGTCGGCGAGCGGGAAACCCGACGTTCTGGGCACGCCTGACATTCTGCTCCTGCTCTCGGAGCAACTGGTCGTGGTGGACAACCTGTCGGGCAAGCTTTTCCTGGTCGTGTACGCCGATCCCGCGCAATCCGGCGCGTGGCAGCGCGCCCAGCGGCGGCTCGAGGAGCTGCTGTGGATGCTGCGCCAGCCGGTGGTCGTGCCGCCCGAAGCGCCGGTCTGCGCCCCGCCCGCCACCTCGGAGTTCACCGAGGAGCGCTTCGTCGCGGCGGTCGAGCGCGCCAAGCGCTACATCTTCGACGGCGACATCATGCAGGTGGTGCTCTCGCAGCGCATGAGCGCGCCGTTCTCGGCTTCCCCGCTCGCCCTGTATCGCGCGCTGCGGGCGCTCAACCCTTCGCCGTACATGTTCTATTTCGACTTCGCCGCCTTCCACGTGGTCGGCGCCTCGCCGGAGATCCTGGTGCGGCTCGAAAGCGGGACGGTGACGCTCAGACCGATCGCCGGCACGCGCCCGCGCGGGGCCACGCGCGAGCAGGATCTCGCCCTGGAGCAGGAGCTGCTCGCGGACCCGAAAGAGCGCGCCGAGCACGTCATGCTCATGGATCTCGGCCGCAACGATGTCGGGCGCGTGGCGCAGATCGGCACGGTCAGGGTGACCGACAACATGGTGATCGAGCGCTACTCCCACGTGATGCACATCGTGTCCAACGTGGAAGGTCGCCTCAAGCCGGGATTGGATGCCATGGCCGTGCTCAAGGCGACGTTCCCCGCCGGCACGGTCACCGGCGCTCCGAAAGTGCGGGCGATGGAAATCATCGACGAGCTGGAACCCTCCCGGCGCGGCATCTACGCCGGCGCGGTCGGCTATCTCGGATTCAACGGCGACATGGATCTCGCCATCGCGATCCGCACCGCCGTGGTGAAGGACGGCCGGCTGTTCGTCCAGGCGGGCGCCGGGATCGTGGCCGACTCGGTGCCGACAAGCGAATGGATCGAAACCCAGAACAAGGCCAAAGCGCTGCTGCGCGCCGCCGAAATGGCCCAGGCCGGTTTGAACGCCCGGCTGGATTGA
- a CDS encoding phosphoglycolate phosphatase, giving the protein MKLNFPIEVSAVAFDLDGTLVDTLPDLHEAANRTLADLGRPAVAVEQVRDFVGDGVDRLVQRILTGAAEGQADAPLFERARDRFREHYRQVLTRASRPFPGVIDGLDALRALGVKLACVTNKPQAFTLPLLDALALRPRLDLVVAGDTLARKKPDPLPLAHCAQRFGIQTRLLLMIGDSNNDTRAARAAGCPVFCVPYGYRGGARVQDLDCDAIVASVPDSLKLIRPARS; this is encoded by the coding sequence ATGAAGTTGAACTTCCCAATTGAAGTATCGGCGGTGGCGTTCGATCTGGACGGCACCCTGGTGGACACGCTTCCCGACCTGCATGAGGCCGCGAACCGCACCCTGGCGGATCTGGGGCGCCCGGCGGTGGCGGTCGAGCAGGTGCGCGACTTCGTCGGCGACGGCGTGGACCGGCTGGTCCAGCGCATTCTGACCGGCGCCGCCGAAGGGCAAGCGGATGCGCCGCTCTTCGAGCGTGCGCGCGACCGTTTTCGCGAGCACTATCGTCAGGTACTGACCCGGGCATCCCGGCCGTTTCCCGGTGTCATCGACGGGCTGGACGCGCTGCGCGCCTTGGGAGTGAAGCTCGCCTGTGTGACCAACAAGCCGCAAGCCTTTACCCTGCCGCTGCTCGACGCGCTGGCTCTGCGCCCGCGTCTGGACCTGGTGGTGGCCGGCGATACCCTGGCGCGCAAGAAGCCCGATCCCCTGCCGCTTGCCCACTGTGCGCAGCGCTTCGGCATACAGACGCGGTTGCTGCTGATGATCGGGGATTCGAACAACGACACGCGGGCGGCCCGCGCCGCCGGTTGTCCGGTGTTCTGCGTCCCCTATGGCTATCGCGGCGGGGCACGGGTGCAGGACCTGGACTGCGATGCTATAGTAGCCAGCGTTCCCGATTCCCTGAAGTTGATCCGACCCGCCCGGTCATGA
- the rpe gene encoding ribulose-phosphate 3-epimerase, whose translation MTTYRIAPSILSADFARLGEEVRSVVEAGADIVHFDVMDNHYVPNLTVGPLVCQAIRPLTRALIDVHLMVKPVDRIVPDFAQAGADIISFHPEASEHVDRTIQLIKDCGCRAGLVLNPATPLSCLDWTLPRLDLVLIMSVNPGFGGQKFIASALEKLGEVRKRIDRLGREIWLEVDGGVKVDNIAEIARAGADTFVAGSAIFGTADYKATIASMRSELLKVKL comes from the coding sequence ATGACGACCTATCGGATAGCGCCGAGCATCCTGTCCGCCGACTTCGCCCGCCTGGGCGAAGAGGTACGCAGCGTAGTGGAAGCGGGGGCGGACATCGTGCATTTCGATGTCATGGACAACCATTACGTGCCGAACCTGACGGTGGGCCCGCTGGTGTGCCAGGCGATCCGCCCGCTGACCCGTGCATTGATCGACGTGCACCTGATGGTCAAACCGGTCGACCGCATCGTGCCCGACTTCGCCCAGGCGGGTGCCGACATCATCAGCTTCCACCCCGAGGCCTCCGAACACGTCGACCGGACCATTCAGCTCATCAAGGACTGCGGCTGCCGCGCCGGCCTGGTGCTCAACCCGGCAACGCCGCTGTCCTGCCTGGACTGGACGCTCCCCAGGCTCGACCTCGTGCTGATCATGTCGGTCAATCCCGGCTTCGGCGGGCAGAAGTTCATCGCCTCGGCGCTCGAGAAGCTGGGCGAGGTGCGCAAACGGATCGATCGCCTCGGACGGGAGATCTGGCTCGAGGTCGATGGCGGCGTGAAGGTGGACAACATCGCCGAGATCGCACGCGCCGGGGCCGACACCTTCGTCGCCGGGTCGGCGATCTTCGGCACTGCGGACTACAAGGCCACCATCGCCTCGATGCGCTCCGAACTCCTGAAAGTCAAGCTCTGA
- a CDS encoding aminodeoxychorismate/anthranilate synthase component II: MLLMIDNYDSFTYNLVQYLGELGEEVRVFRNDEITLEEIERLNPARIVISPGPCTPKQAGISVPLIERFAGRVPILGVCLGHQSIGQAFGGRIVHAATLMHGKTSPIRHEGKGVFRDLPDPLTATRYHSLVIERESLPDCLEVTAWTDDGEIMGVRHRRLAVEGVQFHPESILTEHGHDLLANFLKL; encoded by the coding sequence ATGCTCCTGATGATCGACAATTACGACTCGTTCACGTACAACCTGGTGCAGTATCTGGGCGAGCTGGGCGAGGAGGTGCGGGTATTCCGCAACGACGAGATCACGCTGGAGGAGATCGAGCGTCTGAACCCTGCGCGGATCGTGATCTCGCCCGGACCCTGCACACCGAAGCAAGCCGGAATCTCCGTTCCGCTGATCGAACGCTTCGCCGGCCGCGTGCCGATCCTCGGCGTATGCCTGGGCCATCAAAGCATCGGCCAGGCCTTCGGCGGGCGGATCGTGCACGCCGCAACGCTGATGCACGGCAAGACCTCCCCCATCCGGCACGAAGGCAAGGGCGTCTTTCGCGACCTGCCCGATCCGCTGACGGCCACGCGCTATCATTCGCTGGTCATCGAGCGTGAGTCGCTGCCGGACTGCCTCGAAGTGACGGCGTGGACCGACGACGGCGAGATCATGGGCGTGCGCCACAGGCGCCTCGCGGTCGAAGGCGTGCAGTTCCATCCCGAGTCCATCCTGACCGAGCATGGCCACGACCTCCTCGCCAACTTTCTCAAGCTTTGA